The Montipora capricornis isolate CH-2021 chromosome 3, ASM3666992v2, whole genome shotgun sequence genome includes the window ttttggaaacaATCCTAGTTTTTACTTATCACAAACTGAGGCATTTGTAGCCGTTTACATAGTTGAGGACccttcagatatttgaaaatgacctggcctcggttgttcgaaaggtggataacgctatccaccggctaaatcactatccagcggataaacactagaaaaaccgattgagttatccagtggatagtgatttatccagtacATAGCGTTATCCAAccttcgaacaaccggggcctGGTGTAGCCTGCCAATGATAACGTATTCTTTTCAGATTAAAATCAAACACGAAGTAATTGTTTGCTAACAAGGtcagaaagcaactgatcgCAACAGAACTTCCATTTTGTAAGCAATGTATCCACGGTGACTTCTTCACAGTTATCCTTTGATTTTTCCCGCTAGAATATCTTTTTGGGCTTCCGTTTCTGTTTTGccgtttgttgatcaccatcttggataatgaaTCAGTCGTGCTTTAATGAGTTCGAACAAAAGCAGCGCGTGAAGCGcacccttttatagtgcgtcttccgTGTTTAAaggtctgaaagcccaaaactcccgtgctgcataaaCACCCATGGCATACTTAAACTactgagcctttgacgtcatttatcgtcgatccagctctctcaatatCTCAGAGTTAGTAACGGCGGACCATAAAATAGGAaacttccagttaaaataaaataaacaggtgtcttcttaaatcaaggcttaaaactttggtcgcttagtgttaagttaacatagttttgaaatccaaagaaaaatatgcattgattttttggtcaaagtGGCACTTTAAGGAAAGTAAAGGCACTAAGTTTACCATTCCGAAGCGTCTGGCGTTTGTTCGTTGGAGCTTTGGACTATCGTTGGCGATGAGGTCATCTTCACTTGACTCTGAAAATACTCCTTCATCATCTTCATGTCGTTTTTCAACACCTTCtataaaacaaatgaaaaaatggtGAAGTATTGACTCTAAAGAAGACTCTGAAAGCGAATCTCCTATATTTTGGCCCATTccgatgaaaattatttaaaatctATCAAAGTCGACACCTCATTGGTCAGATGATGTGAAATGGCCCGCGAGGTCATGGGAACAAGAGATGAAATAACCCTTGCAGCATGGACACGATCTAAAATTAGATATGGGGCAAAAAGCAAATTTCAGCCTTAGGCTTGATACTACATTTCTCTATCCTTCCAAACCATTTTCAACAATTAACATCCCTGGCCAATAATACTATGAGGAAGCCCAAATTGCGGAATACCCACAAAACCCAGTTAAGTGGTCTGACCAAAAGAGTCAACCTCTTACGGTTCCCAATGACCCTTTCTTGATTAAGTCCAGAGGCATGTAACCTCTTTAAGAGTCTAGAAACAAGCGACGTTTTTCATTTAACAGGATCTtcacattaaaataaattttctacatACCTCTCTCGGGCGTGGTTATTCCATCCTGCAAGTCCACGACAACAAACCCCATATCttccttttcagtttttttctttccctttttgcCTTTCCGGAAATGAAACTTGGTTTTTCCAGTCGCTTTTTGTTTGGCCAAGGCGATCTTCGTTGTTTCCTTTGTCGAGTGGTATGGTTCCTCCGCAGGAACTCTGGGTAATGAACGACGCTGGGCACCGGGACTACCCGCGGGCGCAGGTTTTTCCTCGATTTTGAGTTTCTCGATTTCCGGTTCCACCTTTTCAACAGGTGAAGGAGGCTTTTTCCATTCTTCCCTTTCAGTCCACTTATCTTTGACCGTTGGAGGACGGAAGTCGTTAGCGATCAAATTTGTTAATCTCGCCGCTCGAGAGGCGACAAGAGCACCAGCAGGCTTCTTGGGCTTGTAATTTGGAGGTGATGTCTGCGGAGATTTGGGAGGAGATTTCGGTTCATTAGCGGTTGGGATAGAAACTGCCCTGGATCCAGGCTTCACCTGTTCAGCGGATTTCTCGTCAGAAGCAAGAGAAGGAGTTACATCATCAATTGCAATGTCAACAACTTTAACGTGCATGTTTTCCTTTCCGTTTGCAATTTGACTTATTTCTTCAAGCGCTTTCTGAGTTTGTTTATCATCTGGATTGAAAAACGTCGATAATGGTGGATACATAGCACGCCGCTGCTTTACTTTCCGTCTTTCCACCGTTCCAAGCTTTTGAACCATTCCTTCCTGTGCGTCCTGTTTTCTTAGCCACGATTTCCCAGCCGCCGCACTCTTGACGGCATCAATGACATTGTGCCTTTCATCtctgtctttcttttttctctcctcTGGAGATGAGTCATCCAAATTGATATCCACAAAGACTTCCCTGGGGACCCCTCCATCAACACCTGGTGTTAACGGACGCTCGTAATCCTCCGTCTTTCGTGCTTCACCTCGCAATGCCACCTTAAGCTGTGGTGGTTTGTGCTTACTGGAGTCTTCTTCACCTAGTTCGTCATTAAACGTGTATCCCTTTCCCTTTTCTCGGACTGTTTTGTCTGACCTCCGCACAGACGCAATGCTTGATCTCCTCAGAGGACGAGCCTCCAGCTTCTTGAATTTCCCAACGGAATTGGACCGTTCATGTCTAACGCTGGGACGATCTTCTCCCTTGTCGATGATTTCCTTGTCTTCGTGGTAACCATTCATTTTGGGAGGGCCGCTGTCCTGTTTATCCTTAAAAGCGACGGTTTCTTTCGAATCGGGGTCGATGGTAAACTCGACGTTCTTGAACAAGCTACTGGGTACGGCTGATTTAGACTTCATTAGTTTCGGTTTGCTTCTGTTCTTCACATCCAATTCGTCTACGGAAACAAGAAACAGAACCCGTCTTCCGGTGAACATTTAACGCAAACAACAATCTGCATTGCAATCTTTTCCGCAGAGGTGCGAGCGAAAGTTGGGGCATTTCGCGCAAATttgtcttgctttttttttttgcggtttttttttcacatacTGACAAGACATAACCTGAGGGCTAGAAAGCAAAAGGAACAGTCCTTcgattatttttagctttgcaGGCAACCATCACGGGCACCCAACGACAGttttcggtgaaatatgtgttcgggagagtcaaactgctCTAGgtaaaagtagtcccttacgtttttggaagagatatttttgcaatttttggcacttaaaaaggttaCCTGGCAGTTTCGGGTGAGCAAATGGTAGGTTGGAAGTTCTAAGAAGGAAACTTTCAGCTGGCAATTTCTGAAATGGAGATATTATTCCTTAAAcgtttcagctaagatatccgaacagatcaaatttttctaggtgataaaaaaacatctctttataGAGTccttatacattacaaggagcctaacAATGTCTCttaaaggcttttggcttaatttgctcgctGGATGCTCTTGAACCATTATTTCTCGAAAGGTCACCACATGAAAAGCtgataattttcagcggtgatcAAAGACTACAAATATAACAAGCTGGAAACTTTGCGTATGGCAGTTTAATGCAACTCATCGGATCGCCCGCCCAGACGGTTCCCGCCTGTTCACCTAAAATACGTCTCGTATTCAGCGTCTTGCTGCACGCCTTAGTGGGTCAGGCGGATGTAATGGCCATCATCTGCGCCTCCCATCCTTTTGATCACGTGTGGGCCGAATTTCAGCCGATGTCAACCCGACTCGAAGatttttctccggatactccggttCTCAGTTGTCATTCGtaaaaatcgactcccagctaATTACCACTGGCTGTGGTGCTAGTGTAATCTAAACCCGTACAGGAAAAGGTACATACCAGCTGGCTCCTCTTGCATCTTGTACAGCAGTTGATCATAATGCAAACGGCACAGGAAGTGCCCTTTCTCCTGGTCGCACGGGGGCGGTATATACGAATAAGTACCAAGTCTTAGGGTACAGCCACAGTTTTCGCACAGGAAACATTCACGATGGAAGAAATGCCCCTCGGCTGACAGACGCTCCATCAGATAAATACGTCGACCACAGAAGAAACACTGTTCGCTGGACTCCCTTACGGAGGGGATGTTGTTCTGGGAACAAATCAGGGATAAGATAACTTAGATCGTGCTAAAATTATGTCCTTCTAGCAACACTCTTTGCTTTCGTTGAAGCGGAAGGCGAACTGAATGTTTCCGGCTTTCGGGCTGAAATGACATGCGGATGTACCGAGTTCTAACCGACCAAATATGTAGTCGGTTGTTTGAATCGGCTCTACGACGTTTTATAAAAAGCCAAATGATTCTAGTTGGGTTTTCTGAACGctgctttttaaaatttgaattgaTACTTCAGTTTAATTCACGACCTCAAAAAAATGCAGATTCTTTCCTCCCTTTCAAGAGCGCGCCAAATTTCACAGTACGGGTCGTTATGCTTTCCTGCTTGACGCAAACACCAAGAAACATGTTACGATTCTAGGTCATCGCACTTATGTACAAGTATCAAGAGCAACatcgaaaggaaagcctgaaaaattgaggaTTTAAGgagggtgcctactattgttattgcgcatacgttctgtgcatctcgagacactcggatttcctatgggtggtgcttaatAATACACGGATATTTTTGCGGGTTCAAAAccatgcagagaaagcagaccTTAGCAAGTGcgcttggtatccaaaaagaaaatttggggtaaccatgcatttttcagagataatcacgattcaatttggaaaagaacgccatacattgctttgtattttgaaactttttacaaatattgttgattaattatcatagaaaaatgcatggttacccccaattttctttttggatttcaataacactcgttaagatctgCCTTTCCCGCAAGTTCAGtaatcgcgcaaaaatacctttgaattagtaggcatcaTCCTTTACTCCATGACCTCTTCGAAACCGGTGCAATATTGTACTAATAGTCCTTATTGGAATTGAGCCCGCAggaacattttcttttctttaaaactacatgcaaaagaggcttaagggtcaattcaatacaaagtgaccccttagcctcgttCATGTGGCAAAACCGCTGGTAATTCCGATAAGGGCTATTGAGCGCTCCAGtcaagccaactgggagctTACAGTTAGAGCGCTTGGTTTGAAAAATGGGAGTTGATCGATAATGTGTCTTTCGTATGTTCAGTCTAATTTACAAGCCGCTACGGGCTTGTAACGAACTCACAAGAGTAAACTGCTTCCCGAGTTGGCTTGATAGCACAATTGGTCACTAGAGAAATGCACCGATGCCGCAGTGGTCATGGCTTTAGATACCCCCGTtgagcctgaatttttcagtcgggctttcctttcgttactgctcaagtaacgttcGCAAAGTTCTGCGAAGATCTCAAATCTAAGCACGCTTCTTTCCCTAGTTCAAATAAATATGTCACATATAAAGCCTCTTCAagccaaaaaatataagaacaCCGCAGAGGAGGCGacgatcacttctctctttcgtctgtaacccgcacttcaaatacactCATTTTATTCAACgagtccttcacgggaacacataggtaggtaggtaaagtccgctacgagcctagaagacccaccaggccggcgcttatctccggtttctgtagcatgaagagACTAGGAgaatttctactcccccctggatgggggagaacacaacacaatgtccccgaccagaacccgaacccggaccacttgatccggagtcgagcacactgaccatgaggccaccgcgcctacgggaacacatgagcccaaaatttgacctgttcccaactgagtggcttcatagctcaattggtgGAGCATTACACTGGGCCCGGAATCGCAGAGGATCTGAATCCCGTTAGGGTTAGACTGAACATACGAAAGACGCATTATCGATCAACTCCCATTTGAGAAGGgatttcgaattttttttttttttttttcaaacctaaCGCAGCTCTATCgttttttagggttagggttagggtccatcgttgattagttgtttgttttagtccattgttttctgagccaAACCCGAGAGtcgttgtaatagctgcgtactgacccAAGCTCCCAGTTTGCTTGACTGGATTGCTTAATAGaccagggttagggttaagggtAGGGTTTAGGGtccaggtcccagttgttcaaaaggtgtataaggctatccaccggataaatcactatccattggatagtgcaataattattgatttcgctatgacttatccactggatagtgatttatcctgcggacagcgctatccatcgtttgaacaactggagccaggtgtctatagagcggttttcaaatgagtgtcgtaaaaccaaaaccaaagtaattactttggccaatcaaaaaggacggagacaatccgttaaaccaatcaaaactcgtagtaattacacgaagcggacacaaagcgcgggaaaatgtgcacgcgcgagccactattggttttggtttcacttctgattggttgaaaaaatggcgcgagaactttgaaccaatcactgagtgaagtaatcataaaccaaagcaattcgctaattactttcgacactcaattgaaaaccgctctataagaGATAATTGCTTACATTTACCAGATAAATGCGCGGATCAATTTCTCTCTTTCAAATGTAAGAACTATCTGGCAAACGGCGTTTGCTCCGTAAGTCAGAGCACCCGGTTAGTAATAAGTTTGTTGATGCTGTCTGTAGTGATTACCAGAAACTTACTTTCTTTCCAGTGTTTGGACCAAACACTTGCTCCGCTAGCTGACTGATCCGATTACTCGCTTTACCGGTGGTGACAGCGGAGGTCAgggataagtcttgcacagcagCAGTAGTATCCATATCCATAGGAACCACATTTTCTTCATTCTCCTAACAAGTAAGGTTGTTTCTAATACTGTTAATACACTGTTCTGTACAggtaaattcatttttttggCTCCCATTCTACAGAATAACTAAATAAAGTCCTTAACAATTATCGAAAACCCGTGACTCAAAACGTCGATTCTTGTAAGAGACGAACTTACGTCGCTTACGATCATTTTTATTGACAGAAGTcacgaaatttgaattttcgtcAAATTACAGCAATCATCTATGGTATCAGTTTATTGCTGCGAGagtttcatttatattttgctCAGGAGGTCATCAGTGTTTGGCAGCTGGGCATTTTTAATGCTTTTGATATAATAAGGTAAGCAGAAAGGATGAAAACAGCCGGACAAAGTCATGGCAAAAGAATGTGCACCTGTAGCTGGTCAATTTGCTTCGTGCTCGGCCCTTAATGAATCACCAGTAATGTTGTAAATCTAAATTTTAACTTAAAAAGTTACCCTGACTGGCGATGCTCTCCTTTTTTTAGGAACTGAGTCAAATATATCTTCATTTCGTCGTTTCTCCTACAATAAATGATCACAACTATGAGCAAGTGACATAGAGCTAGAGTATTGATACGTCATTAGTTCATAGAATGGGACTTATTTCAACTTCACTACAcagacaaatgcaatccattaggtttattttggtttcttttgacCTCGCACCAGCAGCAGGCATGAACCACCTTCATGCGAAACTATaactattcgctctgacgaagggctaacgctcgaaacgtcagcttttagaatctctgtacggtggtcaatttacattatcaactccgttgataaaccaaatttttataacaacaacaactaactaTCTACAccgccggatacgaaaaaccaaaaaatcccCGTGAGGGACAAAaactggaaacgtattccccgaaCCGATGCGGTGCCACGATCCCCCCGGGGTTTAAAGGGTCTCTAGTTACAAAACAATAACGAttcataaaaagaaacaaaagttacaCGGACTGATGCAGGCCTAGAATGGCTCACCACGTGATGAACTAACACTTTATAGACAACCTGATACCCATCATGCCTCGCACCAATCGTGCCCAGACCCTTCTGTTCCCGTGCCGTACTAAGAAATATCAATTTCTGTCTTATTCGCAcgctcaaccgtcagaaattacatatctcagttgtctgggaTTACAAGTAATCCACAAGTACGCTATTTTTGAGAGAAATTCAACCAAATTTGAGTAGGAAACATTATCGTCCACGCTCTAAATTTATTTCGTTCGTAGGACCAGAGGTTAGGGTTTGCTAAATCATTTACCTGAAAAGTAGAGTTAGGGTGGATACTTTGTGGGTTTGCTAGAGATTAGTGATACTTccgttaagcctggttttcactagcgacgcaagcacaagtgCAAACATACTAAAGAGcacttatttcaccgtgaaaacggggtcgATGCAAGCATAAACAGAAGCGGAAGCACAAGCAAAAgggtcaatttttttccttttccttgtgtttgcACTTATCCTTGCGTTCACTTGCATCgtttgaaaacgaaacgcaccataagcacaagaaaatttgctacgtctggccaattaaagcactcgttccagattccctgcgtctgagcatttgaacaaaatggcggatgccgtggttgattttgatgcttaaaggggctaggtcacgcaattttaggcaatttcagcactgatcgaatgatcatagaattaactaaaatatcaaaataactgttaaaaactatagaagatctctaacaaaacgcagggaagccaagaaaggacaaggatggacaaaactggagaggattgaaatggattgaatttgggtaaatttgaaaaacgtcggcccaccgtttttcaaaattacatcagtctatattaaaatgtcatttacaaagctggaaaatcattcgcAGTTGTtctgtggccgtgattttgaaaatgaaagactcaatttgacgtttagagctcataattaacaaaattaaacaaaattaccaaaaataacatgacctagcccctttaagttcgttttcactagcataagctgcttattattatttttatacattgtagtcaccatctgtcttctcattggctaaaagcctacagttaattctaggaaacagcgcaacctacagattattcactaatctgtacctacagattagtgaataatctgtaggttgagcacgcaatgcatgatttccaagagccatgtgtttgaaaataaactgtgatcgctgcgataatgcgtttgtcgttattttcttcaaaacaatgtataacaaaacaattattagattcggtttttgtgatatccgtaTAATCAAGGTCTCCGttagccttcggcttcggctgataacacttacctcgaccttgattattccggatatcacaaaaacctcatccaataattgtttattattattttttgttttttaactgtatgcttgtgcttgtgcttgtacCTTGcggtcgctagtgaaaaccaggctttaaagAGGAGGGTAGGAGAACAATTCTTGACTATAACATCATAATGCTGACAGATGTTTCAAAGCGCGTCCAAGAGTGATCTTAGGGAGCGTTTTTGATATGCTGgtggaaaccggaagtgaacattccATATGCCAGGACAGTAGCCTCTCctagatttttaaaccaatcatctATAAATAGATATTTAGCAATGCAAGTGTGGTtgagtgaagacaagttaaaagggaaatcAGCTCGCTTCCGGGGCCGTccccgtctcaaaaacgtgTGCTTTAATACTATGAGTTCcctcctttttttatttataccaaAAGAAACTGGTAAAATAGTGCAAGATTTAAAATGTTAACAGATCTGACCTTGTGAGTGCGACGGGAAACTCGTGTCAACAACGACAACTTCGACAATGGAGACTTGGATCTGAATTCGTGTTGCTCTATATGGAGGTTCTTACCCTCTAAAACTGTAAATCAATCGATAAAAAAGATATTAAATACTCAACTGACCATCACCTCATCCACATCCAATCTCGCTGCAAAATGAGCTTTATGTTGCTTTTGCACAGATGTCATAAAGTGTCCCCGTagggtggcttactacagttttaatGTATTATAACAGCCCAACTTCTAACTCTTTTGAATAATGTCCCAAGAtgtttttcattctctatttactCTTTGCTTAAGTCCTTTTCCATTCTATGTGAAAATTGAACAATTAAACGTAAACAAGTGGCCAAAATGAATGACCGAGTACCTAAGGAGAGACTGGGCGCTAGTAGTTTAAATCatgtttttctcaaaatctacCCGTATGACCCCCCTCAAAATTTCGGGAATAAGAAATTGGCTCTGATTCAGCATTCATGcagagtaaaataaaaatctgtaaGGCACATTTTTCGCAAACTAAGAAAATGTGAAATCAAAATTAGCTCAAAATCTACCTTacagatttttatttttgcaatttcGTTGCAAGACAAGTTTCATGGAAACTAGAGTCGCTTTCTACTTCCGCAACGGTCGCAATGATCACTGCGGTGATAACAACAAGAGTTCCACCGAGTCTGTCCGTGTAATTTCACTTCGTGAAACTCCCAGTTTCAATGGTCGAACGAGTTTCGGCTAGTTATGTTACAcagtgcaacgcctgctgaaacttgttttgTAGCGCCATTGCACATAACTTTAAGCTTAAAGTTTCAAGGTGAAACAGCAGCTAAACACAATtttaatctttaaaaaaatgatgacatcataaggccctcctttgatacacttttccaAATACCAGTTCCATTTATTGTACAAATAGAAGTTTCATACTAAAGTTTACGAACTAGTTGCGCATGCGATGTCAGGTTTCCATTGAAAACGTTACTTCAAAAAAACCATCCATGTAACcattttgtagggctcttgactaaaaagcttccttagcaaccattgtctttctgtagttaagacCCCCCCTGTTCCTATAGGTTCGAATTGTGGCAAGTGTTAGAAAGAGGATATTCTGTGACGTCTACGTAAGGCAATTATTGCCCCCCTAAacccttccaaaaaaaaaacaattggagAGGCTGACTGAGATGTGTGTGCCTTGGAAACATAGCTGTAAGCTCTAAAACTTCCTTCCATTTTACACTTGATGAAGATGGTTTTTTTTAGCGAAATATCTTGTGGAGAATGCTAAAAATAGCATTTCTGAGCCTCtagttttgcaacttttgtgAGGGAGCATGTCCCCAAACCCCCCTTGAAGCTCACGCTTCTGGCCCATGCTCCCTtaccccaccccctcccctcccccattcAAAAATCTAGCCTGGGCCTGGCAGCAGCCCTAACTCAAATTCTCTCCGTAATCCCTTGCATgactgcccccccccccccccccacaactGGTTATTTCCAAACCACTCCTTTCCACTGCCGCCCCTGGGCTCAGGTAACATCAATGTGAAAAAGAAATATCTCTTTCATTACCTGGGGTTTCATTCTTAAAGACTTCATGATACTGTGACACATAACTGACAATCATGAGTGTGTCAGGGACTTCCTTCATGGCCATTTCACTTGCGGACATTTGAGGTGGAATGCCCAAATGCTCTTCTGCAACATTAAAAGCCTGGAAACCAAGAGTTAAAATGGCTGAAATAAGCAAAGGTCACCATCAAATATTTTTCCAAAgatttttcaaaaacttgtaCCTGTCTATTAAAAACAGGCAATATTATTATGATGTGTCTTACCAGTTGTAGGTTTGCCAAATGATCTTTGGGTGACAAAGAAGAATAGTCACTGTAAGAAGATAAGGaaagctttcaaatacaaaaacaaaaaattaattaccgGTAGTCCTTATGAAAGTAAAATTTGGACTTGCTAAAATTCCAGTAACTTGCAAGGCCAAGTGGTTCACCCAACCTGCATTACTGCACCTTGCTATTGGCTTAAACCTAACACCTCCAACCTCAAGCatgatttatttttcctttggtcTTCAACAAGTGCAATATTACCGGTATTATGCTTTGTGCATAGGCGGGTCTAAAACataggtcacattccacaggtcaagactagaagACCATGCTCTACAGATGCACAACTAACAAAAGTTTCCCCTAGACCTTACACAACATTTTTGTATC containing:
- the LOC138042352 gene encoding F-actin-monooxygenase mical1-like isoform X2, which produces MDEEDGFVEEEICTSTPDELFDAFLQSTELTETIDVFRKLCSSVNVNPRNHKTLYSSLKARLTSWKCKSLWTKIDKRAEQKDYKNKPCVKNKVLVIGGGPCGLRTAIESALLGAYVVVIEKRNRFSRNNVLHLWPFLIVDLKNLGAKKFFGQFCAGAIDHISIRRLQLILLKVCLLLGVQVYPKCGFCGLVEPTESHGWRGTFDPPSHPLNKFEFDIIVGADGRRSALKGFKGKEFRGKLAIGITVNFVNGNTKEEARVEEISGVAFIFNQQFFQDLKDSTGIDLENIVYYKDETHYFVMCAKKNSLLQKGVIKKDFQDAYDLLQTSNVNHEKLLTYAREAANFATNSQLPQLDFALNHYDKEDVAMFDFTSLYHSEHAAKIYERRGRRLLALIVGDSLLEPFWPTGSGCARGFLGCFDAAWTMRGWAMGREPLDLLAERDSIFRLLAQTTPENISKNFDEFSINPVTRYPNLDKSCVSQNRVKHLFDNKDGPIDQQDGPEPMDTSKDLSGVEGGVNARNLLKWCQAQTKKYKNVKINDMSTSWKSGLGFCAIIHHYRPDLIDYSSLSPKDHLANLQLAFNVAEEHLGIPPQMSASEMAMKEVPDTLMIVSYVSQYHEVFKNETPVLEGKNLHIEQHEFRSKSPLSKLSLLTRVSRRTHKEKRRNEDIFDSVPKKRRASPVRENEENVVPMDMDTTAAVQDLSLTSAVTTGKASNRISQLAEQVFGPNTGKKNNIPSVRESSEQCFFCGRRIYLMERLSAEGHFFHRECFLCENCGCTLRLGTYSYIPPPCDQEKGHFLCRLHYDQLLYKMQEEPADELDVKNRSKPKLMKSKSAVPSSLFKNVEFTIDPDSKETVAFKDKQDSGPPKMNGYHEDKEIIDKGEDRPSVRHERSNSVGKFKKLEARPLRRSSIASVRRSDKTVREKGKGYTFNDELGEEDSSKHKPPQLKVALRGEARKTEDYERPLTPGVDGGVPREVFVDINLDDSSPEERKKKDRDERHNVIDAVKSAAAGKSWLRKQDAQEGMVQKLGTVERRKVKQRRAMYPPLSTFFNPDDKQTQKALEEISQIANGKENMHVKVVDIAIDDVTPSLASDEKSAEQVKPGSRAVSIPTANEPKSPPKSPQTSPPNYKPKKPAGALVASRAARLTNLIANDFRPPTVKDKWTEREEWKKPPSPVEKVEPEIEKLKIEEKPAPAGSPGAQRRSLPRVPAEEPYHSTKETTKIALAKQKATGKTKFHFRKGKKGKKKTEKEDMGFVVVDLQDGITTPEREGVEKRHEDDEGVFSESSEDDLIANDSPKLQRTNARRFGMARRNTDTPEDKTKRREQAKIRNAMRQRESKRLRMAQSIQRELEEVAVKQADLETEGVVVEKALRSGKTGGSEEQQLMLQWFNLVNRKNALIRYESELVIHGNSIQLEDQQGRLEQEIRELIMKEDHSKHDNRVIQQKTKQLVDIVEQRNALVELLDEERKREQEEDRLFDSMIAAKGYITTV